The following proteins are co-located in the Primulina tabacum isolate GXHZ01 chromosome 11, ASM2559414v2, whole genome shotgun sequence genome:
- the LOC142519462 gene encoding transcriptional corepressor LEUNIG-like: MSQTNWEADKMLDVYIHDYLVKRDLKASAQAFQAEGKVSSDPVAIDAPGGFLFEWWSVFWDIFIARTNEKHSEVAASYIETQLMKSREQQQQQQQQQQQQQQSQQPQHPQQQQMQMQQLFLQRQAQQQQQQQQQQQQQQQQQQAQHQQQQQAQQRREGGHLLNGTANGIVGNDSLMRQNPSTANALATKMYEEKLKLPAQRDSLDEAALKQRFADNVGGILDSNHASILKSAAAAGQPSGQVLHGTAGGMSPQVQARNQQYPGSTVEIKTEMNPILNPRAAGPEGSLIGIPGSNQGGNNLTLKGWPLTGFDQLRSGLLQQSKSFMQGHQPFHQLQMLTPQHQQQLLLAQQNLTSPSSNDAESRRLRMLLNNRSMSIGKDGLPNAIGDVVSNIGSPLQAGIRADPDMLMKLKLAQLQQQQHNNNQTQQQLQQLALLGQQPQSLNHNLQQAGSVAGDGSISNSFRGNDQASKNQTGRKRKQPGSSSGPANSSGTANTAGPSPSSAPSTPSTHTPGDVMSMTALPHSSSSSKPVMMFGADNTGTLTSPSNQLWDDKDIVQADMDRFVDDVEDNVESFLSHDDADARDAVGRCMDVSKGFTFTEVSSVRASASKVVCCHFSSDGKLLASGGHDKKAILWYTDTLKPKSTLEEHSSLITDVRFSPSRARLATSSFDKTVRVWDADNPSYSLRTFTGHSVGVMSLDFHPNKEDLICSCDGDGEIRYWSITNGSCTRVFKGGTAQVRFQPRLGRYLAAAAENVVSILDAETQACRHSLKGHTKPIHSVCWDPSGELLASVSEDSVRVWTFRSGSEGDCLHDLSCNGNKFHSCVFHPTYSSLLVIGCYQSMELWNMSENKTMTLAAHEGLIASLGVSTVAGLVASASHDKIVKLWK; the protein is encoded by the exons ATGTCTCAGACCAACTGGGAGGCCGATAAAAT GTTGGATGTGTATATTCACGATTATTTGGTGAAGAGAGATTTGAAGGCTTCTGCTCAGGCATTTCAGGCTGAAGGAAAAGTTTCATCTGATCCCGTTG CAATTGATGCTCCTGGTGGTTTTCTCTTTGAGTGGTGGTCTGTGTTTTGGGACATATTCATTGCCAGGACAAATGAAAAGCACTCTGAGGTTGCTGCATCTTACATTGAG ACCCAATTAATGAAATCAAgagagcagcagcagcagcagcagcaacaacaacaacaacaacaacaatctCAACAGCCACAGCATCCGCAGCAGCAGCAAATGCAGATGCAGCAGCTTTTTTTGCAGAGACAGGCTCAACAGCAACAGCAACAGCAGCAACAACAACAGCAACAACAGCAACAGCAACAGGCGCAGCATCAGCAACAACAACAGGCTCAGCAGCGTCGGGAGGGCGGCCACCTCCTGAACGGCACTGCTAATGGAATTGTTGGAAACGATTCTCTGATGAGACAAAACCCGAGCACTGCCAATGCGCTGGCAACTAAGATGTATGAGGAAAAATTAAAGCTACCTGCTCAGAGGGATTCTTTGGATGAAGCAGCCTTGAAG CAAAGATTTGCCGATAATGTGGGTGGGATTTTGGATTCGAATCATGCCTCGATCTTGAAATCAGCTGCTGCAGCTGGCCAGCCTTCTGG GCAAGTGCTACATGGTACAGCTGGTGGAATGTCTCCCCAAGTACAAGCTCGAAACCAGCAGTATCCAGGGTCTACAGTC GAAATCAAGACTGAAATGAATCCAATACTTAATCCCAGAGCTGCTGGTCCTGAAGGGTCTCTAATTGGAATTCCTG GGTCCAATCAAGGTGGTAACAATCTGACATTGAAAGGATGGCCGCTAACT GGTTTTGATCAGCTTCGCTCTGGACTTCTCCAGCAGTCGAAGTCATTTATGCAGGGCCATCAACCATTTCATCAGTTACAGATGCTAACACCTCAGCACCAACAACAGCTTCTGCTTGCACAACAGAATTTAACTTCACCGTCTAGCAATGATGCCGAGAGCAGAAGATTGAGAATGCTTTTAAACAATCGAAGTATGTCTATTGGGAAAGATGGCCTTCCTAATGCTATCGGTGATGTAGTTTCTAATATCGGGTCTCCTTTGCAAGCTGGCATTCGTGCAGATCCAGATATGCTAATGAAG TTGAAATTGGCCCAACTACAGCAGCAGCAACATAACAATAATCAAACGCAACAGCAACTTCAACAACTCGCTCTCTTGGGTCAGCAACCTCAGAGTTTGAATCACAATCTCCAGCAAGCCGGAAGTGTTGCTGGTGATGGCAGCATCTCAAATTCTTTTCGTGGAAATGATCAG GCTTCAAAAAACCAGACTGGGCGAAAGAGAAAGCAGCCTGGGTCATCTTCAGGCCCTGCTAATAGCTCGGGAACTGCAAATACTGCTGGTCCATCTCCAAGTTCGGCTCCCTCAACGCCCTCCACTCACACACCAGGTGATGTAATGTCAATGACTGCTTTGCCACACAGCAGCAGTTCTTCAAAACCTGTGATGATGTTTGGAGCTGATAACACCGGTACTCTTACATCTCCATCAAATCAATTG TGGGATGATAAAGACATTGTGCAAGCTGATATGGATCGCTTTGTGGATGATGTTGAAGACAACGTGGAGTCTTTTTTGTCCCATGATGATGCAGATGCCCGAGATGCTGTTGGCCGTTGTATGGATGTTAGCAAAG GTTTCACATTTACGGAAGTGAGTTCTGTTCGTGCCAGTGCTAGTAAAGTTGTGTGTTGCCACTTCTCATCAGATGGGAAGCTGCTCGCTAGTGGTGGTCATGATAAGAAG GCTATTTTGTGGTACACGGACACTTTGAAGCCAAAATCTACTCTTGAAGAACATTCGTCACTTATTACTGATGTTCGCTTCAGTCCAAGCAGGGCACGCCTCGCCACATCTTCTTTTGACAAAACTGTCAGAGTCTGGGATGCGGACAAT CCTAGTTATTCACTTCGAACCTTCACTGGTCATTCTGTGGGTGTGATGTCACTGGACTTTCATCCCAACAAAGAAGATCTCATCTGCTCTTGTGATGGTGATGGTGAAATAAGATACTGGAGTATTACTAATGGTAGCTGTACAAGAGTTTTcaag GGTGGCACGGCCCAAGTCAGATTTCAACCCCGTCTTGGAAGATATCTTGCTGCTGCGGCAGAAAATGTTGTATCAATACTAGATGCAGAGACTCAGGCTTGCCGGCATTCGCTAAAG gGTCACACGAAACCTATACATTCCGTTTGTTGGGACCCGTCTGGTGAGCTCTTGGCATCTGTCAGCGAGGATTCAGTGAGAGTATGGACTTTTAGGTCTGGAAGTGAAGGCGATTGTTTACACGACCTCAGCTGTAATGGCAACAAATTCCATTCCTGTGTTTTCCATCCTACATATTCATCTTTGCTGGTTATTGGCTGTTACCAG TCAATGGAGCTTTGGAACATGTCTGAAAACAAAACCATGACTCTCGCCGCACATGAAGGATTGATCGCGTCCCTGGGCGTATCAACAGTTGCAGGTTTGGTTGCATCTGCTAGTCACGACAAAATCGTTAAATTATGGAAGTAG
- the LOC142519151 gene encoding syntaxin-32-like encodes MRAKSGNASIRDRTQEFLGIAQRVKKSPSSQNGPSSSESKLEEPRSTVAVQSEFNRRASKIGLGIHQTSQKLSKLAKLAKRTSVFDDPTVEIQEITAVIKQDITALNSAVVELQLLSNSRNETGNTSSDTTSHSTTVVDDLKNRLMTTTKEFKEVLTMRTENLKVHENRRQLFSSSASKNPANPFVRQRPLAAKSAASTSATPLPWVSGTQSSSQLFPKNQVDGETRPLLQQQQNQQQQQMVPLQDSYMQSRAEALQNVESTIHELGNIFNQLATLVSQQGEIAIRIDENMDDTVANVEGAQGALLKYLNSISSNRWLMIKIFFVLIFFLMIFLFFVA; translated from the exons ATGCGGGCGAAGAGTGGGAATGCGTCGATCCGGGATCGGACGCAGGAATTTTTGGGGATAGCGCAGAGGGTAAAGAAGTCACCATCTTCGCAGAATGGGCCGAGCAGTAGCGAATCGAAGCTCGAGGAACCTCGGTCCACGGTGGCTGTGCAATCGGAATTCAATCGCAGAGCGTCGAAGATTGGGCTTGGGATTCACCAGACATCGCAAAAGCTATCTAAGCTTGCAAAAT TGGCTAAGAGGACTTCGGTTTTTGACGACCCCACCGTGGAAATCCAGGAGATAACAGCTGTTATTAAGCAAGACATAACTGCACTTAACTCTGCTGTAGTAGAACTCCAGCTTCTCAGCAATTCACGTAATGAAACTGGGAATACATCCAGTGATACCACCAGTCATTCTACCACAGTTGTAGATGATTTGAAAAATCGATTAATGACCACCACAAAGGAGTTCAAGGAAGTTTTGACCATGCGAACAGAG AACTTGAAGGTTCATGAAAACAGAAGGcagttattttcttcttctgctTCCAAGAACCCTGCAAATCCTTTTGTTCGCCAGCGTCCTTTGGCTGCAAAGTCTGCTGCGAGTACCTCTGCTACCCCTCTTCCATGGGTTAGCGGGACACAATCTTCATCTCAGCTGTTCCCAAA AAATCAAGTGGACGGGGAGACTCGACCATTATTGCAGCAACAACAGAATCAACAGCAACAGCAGATGGTTCCACTACAAGACAGCTACATGCAGAGTAGAGCAGAGGCTCTTCAAAATGTAGAATCAACAATTCACGAGCTGGGCAATATCTTCAATCAGCTGGCTACTTTAGTTTCTCAGCAAGGAGAGATTGCTATCAG GATTGATGAAAACATGGATGACACAGTGGCAAACGTGGAGGGCGCTCAAGGAGCTCTGCTCAAGTATCTCAATAGCATTTCATCTAATAGATGGCTGATGATCAAAATATTCTTTGTATTGATTTTCTTTCTGATGATATTCCTTTTCTTTGTGGCATAA